One window from the genome of Sphingomonas lacunae encodes:
- the ahcY gene encoding adenosylhomocysteinase — MEPQPIPLRLSNGVQTVASTAPDYVIADLSLAEFGRAEINIAETEMPGLMALRSEYGSSQPLKGARITGSLHMTIQTAVLIETLVALGAEVRWATCNIFSTQDHAAAAIAARNIPVFAVKGESLADYWDYVGRIFDWDDGDGQTCNMILDDGGDATMFALWGARVEAGETLFEPSNAEEIEFVRALKAFLAAKPGYLTETVKNIKGVSEETTTGVHRLYQIAKDGKLPFPAINVNDSVTKSKFDNLYGCKESLVDAIRRATDVMLAGKVACVAGFGDVGKGSAASLRQGGARVMVTEVDPICALQAAMEGYEVVTMEEAVTRADIFVTATGNEDVITAEHMKAMRPMSIVCNIGHFDSEIQISALDNYKWTEVKAGTDLVEFPDGKQIIILAKGRLVNLGCATGHPSFVMSSSFTNQTLAQIELFTKSDQYKNEVYVLPKHLDEKVAALHLEKLGVKLTKLSDKQAAYIGVSSEGPFKPDHYRY; from the coding sequence ATGGAACCCCAGCCGATCCCGCTACGCCTTTCCAATGGAGTACAGACTGTGGCATCGACCGCCCCTGACTATGTGATTGCCGACCTGTCGCTGGCCGAATTCGGTCGCGCTGAGATCAATATTGCTGAAACTGAAATGCCCGGCCTGATGGCACTTCGTTCCGAATATGGCTCGTCGCAGCCGCTCAAGGGTGCCCGTATCACCGGCTCCCTGCACATGACGATCCAGACCGCCGTCCTCATCGAGACGCTGGTTGCTCTGGGTGCCGAGGTCCGTTGGGCCACCTGCAACATTTTCTCGACGCAGGATCACGCGGCAGCCGCAATTGCAGCGCGCAATATTCCGGTCTTTGCGGTCAAAGGTGAGAGTTTGGCCGATTATTGGGACTATGTCGGCCGCATTTTCGACTGGGACGATGGGGATGGCCAGACCTGCAACATGATTCTGGATGATGGCGGCGACGCCACCATGTTCGCATTGTGGGGTGCCCGTGTCGAAGCCGGCGAGACCCTGTTCGAGCCGAGCAATGCCGAGGAAATCGAGTTCGTTCGCGCGCTCAAGGCATTTTTGGCCGCGAAGCCGGGTTACCTCACCGAAACGGTGAAGAATATCAAGGGCGTGTCGGAAGAGACGACCACCGGCGTTCACCGGCTCTATCAGATCGCCAAGGACGGCAAGCTGCCGTTCCCCGCGATCAACGTCAACGACAGCGTTACCAAGTCGAAGTTCGACAATCTCTATGGCTGCAAGGAGTCGCTGGTCGACGCGATCCGTCGCGCCACCGACGTTATGCTCGCGGGCAAGGTGGCCTGCGTCGCCGGCTTCGGCGATGTCGGCAAGGGTTCGGCTGCCTCGTTGCGTCAGGGCGGCGCCCGCGTCATGGTCACCGAAGTCGATCCGATCTGCGCGCTGCAGGCGGCGATGGAAGGCTATGAAGTCGTGACAATGGAAGAAGCTGTCACCCGGGCTGACATCTTTGTCACCGCGACGGGCAATGAAGATGTTATCACCGCCGAGCATATGAAAGCGATGCGGCCCATGTCGATTGTCTGCAATATCGGTCACTTCGACAGCGAGATCCAGATTTCCGCGCTCGACAATTACAAGTGGACCGAAGTGAAGGCTGGTACCGACCTCGTCGAGTTCCCCGATGGCAAGCAGATCATCATCCTGGCCAAGGGCCGTCTGGTGAACCTGGGCTGCGCCACCGGCCACCCGTCGTTCGTCATGTCGTCGTCGTTCACCAACCAGACGCTGGCGCAGATCGAACTGTTCACCAAGAGTGACCAGTACAAGAATGAGGTCTATGTTCTGCCCAAGCATCTGGACGAAAAGGTCGCTGCGCTGCATCTCGAAAAGCTTGGCGTGAAGCTGACCAAGCTGAGCGACAAGCAAGCTGCTTACATTGGCGTGAGCTCCGAAGGACCTTTCAAGCCGGATCATTATCGGTACTGA
- the tsaE gene encoding tRNA (adenosine(37)-N6)-threonylcarbamoyltransferase complex ATPase subunit type 1 TsaE yields MSFHFTLAQTDEIGVAIAAVIQPGDCIGLVGDLGAGKTTLARSILGALGLKGEAPSPSFAIVQHYAPPETSMPVLHVDLYRIDDAAEIAELGLDEARDDHVLLIEWPERMGTSMWSDMMRLQIDFDGEDARRLTALVPPAWEGRWPFPQ; encoded by the coding sequence ATGAGTTTCCACTTCACCCTTGCCCAGACAGACGAGATCGGCGTCGCCATCGCCGCTGTGATCCAACCCGGTGACTGTATCGGCCTGGTGGGTGATTTGGGCGCTGGCAAGACCACGCTGGCGAGGAGCATTCTTGGCGCTCTCGGGCTCAAGGGTGAGGCTCCGAGCCCCAGTTTCGCGATCGTCCAGCATTATGCCCCGCCTGAAACCAGCATGCCCGTTCTGCATGTCGACCTGTACCGCATAGATGATGCCGCCGAGATTGCCGAACTGGGACTGGATGAGGCCCGTGATGACCATGTCTTGCTGATCGAATGGCCCGAACGGATGGGGACGTCCATGTGGTCCGACATGATGCGTCTCCAAATAGATTTCGACGGCGAGGATGCCCGACGCTTGACAGCGTTGGTGCCACCGGCTTGGGAAGGGCGATGGCCGTTCCCGCAATGA
- a CDS encoding amidohydrolase family protein codes for MRFTHAAAMLLAAVSVPAMAHIDQPPPAAVSATDSEVPTPVDQLAAPPTDAEPFLLLSTAGQHGTAFRWRDANGDNLFRESMNLRGQVFEQDTRIAVNANGHITSLIIRGFTPNGNAAESYSFANGRARWSSPVDSGESAGDGAAVYSSFGGPFVASADFAERLIAAPEHRLALLPSGQARAEQIATATIGQNEIQLWAISGLALSAFPIWMDDGKFFAITSWISLMPSAAAGEMARLQQIQDEAMARRNPAFVERFGQLPSTPVAFENVRLFDSIEGAWREDQTVVVDGRLITATGPAASTPVPANARRIDGRGKTLVPGLWDAHMHMGDDASGPMLLTLGVTSARDPGADVQPALARQQRVATGQLLSPTVFTSVLIDGAGPLAAQGGVTVTSSEEAANAVRQAHDNGFRAIKFYTSMQPDWLRAGIAEAHRLGMHVHGHVPATMRAMDAIDAGYDEITHINFIAMQAMPDSVVNVSNGFARFEGPGRYARTLDLTAPPISTLITRMASEGIVSDPTLVAFAGILNAESGQVSASYAPFVGTLPPQTERAFRAGGFAPPADLTRADYQASFAKLVELVGRMQAAGVPIVAGTDGSGLELIHELELYVQAGMTPAEALQSATIRPARLVGADNSTGSITVGKEADLVLVDGDPSQRIGDLRHTLWVMTDGRLIDANALREAVGFSGPPR; via the coding sequence ATGCGCTTCACCCATGCAGCAGCCATGCTTCTTGCCGCCGTTTCGGTTCCCGCCATGGCGCATATAGATCAGCCGCCACCTGCCGCCGTAAGCGCAACTGACTCCGAAGTGCCCACTCCTGTTGATCAGCTTGCCGCCCCGCCCACGGATGCGGAGCCCTTCTTGCTGCTTTCGACCGCAGGACAGCACGGCACCGCTTTTCGCTGGCGCGACGCCAACGGCGACAACCTTTTTCGAGAATCCATGAACCTGCGCGGACAGGTTTTTGAGCAGGACACGCGCATAGCCGTCAATGCCAATGGCCACATCACCAGCTTGATCATCCGCGGTTTCACGCCAAACGGCAACGCCGCTGAAAGTTACAGCTTTGCCAATGGCAGAGCACGCTGGTCCAGCCCGGTTGACAGCGGGGAAAGCGCCGGTGACGGTGCTGCGGTCTATTCGAGCTTTGGCGGCCCATTTGTCGCCAGCGCTGACTTTGCTGAACGGTTGATAGCAGCGCCCGAACACAGGCTTGCCCTGTTACCAAGTGGTCAGGCACGGGCCGAACAGATTGCGACAGCAACCATCGGCCAGAACGAAATCCAGCTATGGGCGATCAGCGGCCTCGCGCTATCGGCTTTCCCCATCTGGATGGATGACGGAAAATTTTTCGCAATCACGTCCTGGATTTCATTGATGCCATCCGCAGCGGCAGGCGAAATGGCGCGTCTGCAACAGATCCAGGATGAGGCCATGGCCCGGCGCAATCCTGCCTTTGTCGAGCGTTTTGGCCAGCTGCCGTCTACTCCTGTCGCTTTTGAGAATGTTCGCCTCTTTGACAGTATTGAGGGCGCGTGGCGCGAGGATCAAACGGTGGTGGTCGACGGCCGATTGATCACTGCGACTGGCCCTGCAGCGAGCACTCCGGTTCCGGCCAATGCCCGCCGGATCGACGGGCGCGGCAAGACGCTGGTGCCCGGCTTGTGGGACGCGCACATGCACATGGGTGACGATGCCAGCGGACCGATGCTGCTCACGCTCGGCGTCACCAGTGCCCGGGATCCCGGCGCCGACGTGCAACCTGCACTGGCTCGGCAACAGCGCGTCGCGACCGGGCAATTGCTTAGCCCGACGGTTTTCACATCGGTCCTGATCGACGGCGCCGGCCCCTTAGCTGCTCAGGGCGGCGTCACGGTCACCTCCTCCGAGGAGGCGGCTAACGCCGTGCGCCAAGCGCATGACAATGGGTTCCGCGCAATCAAATTCTACACGTCAATGCAACCGGACTGGTTGCGTGCCGGCATCGCAGAGGCGCATCGTCTGGGCATGCATGTCCATGGCCATGTCCCGGCGACCATGCGCGCGATGGATGCGATTGATGCCGGTTATGACGAGATAACCCACATCAATTTCATAGCCATGCAGGCCATGCCGGACAGTGTGGTCAATGTGTCCAACGGCTTTGCCCGTTTTGAAGGACCGGGGCGTTACGCCCGGACGCTGGATCTGACGGCCCCGCCAATATCGACACTGATCACCCGCATGGCCAGCGAAGGCATCGTCAGCGATCCGACCCTGGTTGCCTTTGCGGGAATTCTAAACGCTGAATCCGGGCAGGTATCTGCCTCGTACGCCCCGTTCGTGGGCACCTTGCCACCACAAACCGAACGTGCGTTCCGCGCCGGTGGTTTCGCGCCCCCCGCCGATCTGACCCGCGCCGACTATCAGGCCAGCTTTGCCAAGCTGGTTGAACTGGTCGGACGGATGCAGGCCGCTGGCGTGCCCATCGTTGCCGGTACCGATGGAAGCGGGCTGGAACTGATCCATGAGCTGGAGCTGTATGTTCAAGCCGGTATGACGCCAGCCGAGGCGCTTCAGTCGGCAACCATCCGGCCTGCCCGGCTGGTTGGTGCAGACAATAGCACCGGCTCGATCACCGTCGGCAAGGAAGCCGATCTCGTTCTGGTCGATGGTGACCCCAGTCAACGCATCGGTGACCTGCGGCACACGCTCTGGGTAATGACCGATGGTCGCCTGATCGACGCCAACGCCCTGCGAGAGGCAGTAGGTTTCAGCGGCCCGCCGCGCTGA
- a CDS encoding glycosyltransferase family 2 protein, with product MTQMPPGPGGVTSGPSKVDPAVSVIIPAFNVAAYLAEALESLKNQRFGDFEAIVVDDGSPDHVAIVCAPFLTDPRFSLVRIDNAGLAGARNHGISLARAPLIALLDGDDRYHPDYLAKMVAKLAEHPEAAFVTCDAISFGTPAHAGERFSDRYPQDEPITLERLLRREGAVFGLCTVRAAALKAVGGYDQSLRSSEDLDLWLRLLSTGATGRLVAEPLVDYRRHPASLSSNRARLMETTAAVYQKAALALSGRPEAALAEALRDEAQAISRFEMGVDWVLAGKPRDGIRAMRDSGHLRHKRKWRTAMFIFSLVPLLAGPALALYRHGNNNAKTN from the coding sequence ATGACACAAATGCCCCCAGGACCAGGCGGGGTGACGAGCGGGCCAAGCAAGGTCGACCCTGCCGTGTCCGTGATCATACCGGCATTCAATGTTGCCGCCTATCTGGCGGAAGCGTTGGAGTCTTTAAAAAATCAGCGGTTTGGCGATTTCGAAGCGATTGTCGTGGATGATGGCTCTCCCGACCATGTAGCCATTGTGTGCGCGCCCTTTCTGACCGATCCGCGCTTCTCGCTCGTAAGGATCGACAACGCGGGGCTTGCTGGCGCGCGCAATCATGGCATCTCCTTAGCACGCGCGCCTCTGATTGCCCTGCTTGACGGGGATGACCGCTATCACCCGGATTATCTCGCCAAAATGGTCGCCAAGCTGGCCGAGCATCCCGAGGCAGCTTTTGTTACTTGCGACGCAATTTCCTTTGGCACGCCTGCTCATGCCGGCGAACGATTTTCCGACCGTTACCCGCAAGATGAACCTATTACGCTGGAACGGCTTCTCCGTCGCGAAGGAGCGGTTTTTGGCCTTTGCACTGTCCGGGCTGCGGCGTTGAAGGCAGTCGGCGGTTATGACCAGTCACTGCGTTCTTCAGAGGACCTTGATCTCTGGCTCCGCCTGCTCTCGACCGGTGCAACGGGCCGCCTGGTGGCCGAGCCGCTGGTGGACTATCGTCGTCACCCGGCTTCCTTGTCGAGCAATCGCGCGCGCCTTATGGAGACGACTGCGGCTGTTTATCAAAAGGCTGCACTTGCCCTTTCCGGCAGGCCAGAAGCAGCCCTTGCCGAGGCGCTGCGTGACGAGGCTCAGGCCATTTCGCGTTTTGAAATGGGCGTGGATTGGGTGCTTGCCGGCAAGCCAAGGGACGGCATTCGCGCCATGCGCGACAGCGGACATCTGCGCCACAAAAGGAAATGGCGGACGGCGATGTTCATCTTTTCACTGGTTCCTCTGTTGGCAGGACCGGCGCTTGCGCTCTATAGGCACGGCAACAACAACGCCAAAACCAATTGA
- a CDS encoding YqgE/AlgH family protein, whose translation MHSPRYFTGQLLLALPAIGDPRFDHAAIVLISHDDQGAMGIAVSHQAEFTVSELLDQAGIAGTVSPDPWVLVGGPVEQQRGFVIHSRDWGGEGTIDVAGAFCVSGSLDVLRAIAQGRGPSIWQVALGYAGWGPGQLESEIANDAWHVTKLDHSLLFDMNPPDRWRSAMERDGIDPARLVARGGTA comes from the coding sequence ATGCATAGTCCAAGATATTTTACCGGACAGTTACTCCTGGCTTTGCCGGCCATCGGAGACCCGAGATTTGACCATGCGGCCATCGTCCTCATCAGCCATGATGACCAGGGTGCCATGGGCATAGCGGTGAGCCATCAAGCCGAATTCACTGTCTCGGAACTGCTTGATCAAGCAGGCATCGCCGGCACTGTGTCACCCGACCCATGGGTTCTTGTCGGCGGCCCGGTCGAACAGCAGCGCGGATTCGTGATCCACAGCCGGGACTGGGGCGGTGAGGGGACGATAGATGTGGCTGGCGCTTTTTGCGTGTCAGGATCGCTGGATGTGCTGAGGGCAATCGCGCAGGGTCGAGGTCCATCGATCTGGCAGGTCGCGTTGGGCTATGCCGGTTGGGGACCGGGGCAGCTGGAAAGCGAAATTGCGAATGACGCCTGGCACGTTACCAAACTTGACCATAGTTTGCTGTTCGACATGAATCCCCCAGATCGCTGGCGAAGCGCCATGGAAAGGGATGGCATCGACCCTGCCAGGCTGGTTGCAAGGGGCGGCACCGCCTGA
- a CDS encoding peroxiredoxin: MTIQKGDTLPAATLVKVTEGGPEQVATTDYFKGRRVAVFSVPGAFTPTCSARHLPSFIEKRDELKAKGIEEIAATAVNDAFVMGAWAKQAGADGITMLADGNGEFVSALGLTMDGSKFGMGTRGQRFSMVVNDGVVEQLNVEAPGEYNVSSAEHMLGQL, from the coding sequence ATGACCATTCAAAAGGGTGACACCCTCCCCGCCGCGACCCTTGTCAAGGTCACCGAAGGCGGCCCCGAACAGGTTGCGACGACCGACTATTTCAAGGGACGCCGAGTTGCCGTTTTTTCGGTTCCGGGTGCCTTCACTCCGACCTGCTCGGCCCGCCATCTGCCGAGCTTCATTGAAAAGCGAGACGAGCTGAAGGCCAAGGGCATAGAGGAAATCGCCGCAACAGCGGTCAATGATGCATTTGTTATGGGCGCCTGGGCCAAGCAAGCCGGCGCCGACGGCATCACCATGCTCGCAGATGGCAATGGCGAATTTGTCTCCGCCCTTGGCCTCACGATGGATGGCAGCAAATTTGGCATGGGCACCCGTGGCCAGCGCTTCTCGATGGTCGTCAATGACGGTGTAGTCGAGCAACTGAACGTCGAAGCGCCCGGCGAATACAATGTCAGCAGCGCGGAGCATATGCTCGGTCAGCTTTGA
- a CDS encoding AMP nucleosidase, protein MTNRDRAAVDTAIDQIHRRYDAAVHRLREAVAGYVAKGTLPDPVVRSTGAFCYPELRIHYDGEELGGDRSVAFGRLPGPGCYATTITRPDLFEPYLREQLSLISGQYGVRFEVVSSKQEIPFPYVLDGLTGGALGGVSTQELSRHFPSTELADIGDELADGLFITEVGNNHPLTLFDALRTDFSLARLKHYTGTPPEHFQKFILFTNYHRYVDEFVAWAADQVGKDGYTALSGAGGLYTEAPGADPTQLVADSAWRRHQMPAYHLIAPDRSGITLVNIGVGPSNAKTVTDHLAVLRPEAWLMIGHCGGLRPTQRIGDYVLAHAYLRDDHVLDTVLPREIPIPAIAEVQVSLAEAAEKVSGESGADLKRRMRTGTVVTTDDRNWELRYSESALRFSQSRAIGIDMESATIAAQGYRFRVPYGTLLCVSDKPLHGELKLPGQANRFYEEAIAAHLQIGVETINLLRKEGAKLHSRKLRAFNEPPFR, encoded by the coding sequence ATGACCAACCGGGACCGCGCAGCTGTCGATACAGCCATAGACCAGATCCACCGGCGATATGATGCGGCGGTTCACCGCTTGCGCGAAGCCGTGGCCGGCTATGTGGCGAAAGGGACATTGCCGGACCCGGTTGTCAGATCCACGGGCGCATTTTGTTACCCGGAACTGCGCATCCATTACGATGGTGAAGAACTTGGCGGTGACCGGTCAGTGGCCTTTGGCCGCCTGCCTGGTCCGGGCTGCTATGCTACCACCATCACCAGGCCAGACCTGTTCGAACCCTATTTGCGCGAACAGCTCAGTCTGATTTCCGGCCAATATGGCGTCCGTTTTGAAGTGGTCTCCAGCAAACAGGAAATTCCCTTTCCTTATGTTCTCGACGGGCTCACCGGTGGAGCACTGGGCGGCGTTTCCACGCAAGAATTATCCCGCCATTTCCCTTCGACGGAGCTGGCCGACATTGGTGACGAGCTGGCCGACGGCCTGTTCATCACCGAAGTCGGCAACAACCATCCGCTGACACTGTTTGATGCGCTGCGCACGGATTTTTCCCTCGCCCGGCTCAAACATTATACCGGCACACCGCCGGAGCATTTCCAAAAGTTCATCCTGTTCACCAACTATCATCGCTATGTCGATGAATTTGTTGCCTGGGCTGCAGATCAGGTCGGCAAGGACGGTTACACTGCCTTGTCGGGCGCAGGTGGTCTCTATACCGAAGCACCGGGCGCGGACCCGACACAACTTGTCGCGGACAGTGCTTGGCGCCGCCACCAGATGCCGGCCTATCACCTGATCGCTCCGGACCGTTCCGGCATCACCCTGGTCAACATCGGCGTCGGTCCGTCCAACGCGAAGACGGTCACGGACCATCTGGCCGTGCTTCGTCCCGAGGCCTGGTTGATGATCGGCCACTGCGGAGGCTTGCGCCCCACCCAACGCATTGGCGACTATGTTCTGGCCCATGCCTATTTGCGCGATGATCATGTGCTGGACACTGTCTTGCCACGCGAAATCCCGATTCCGGCGATTGCCGAAGTGCAAGTCAGCCTCGCCGAGGCCGCAGAAAAAGTGTCGGGCGAGAGCGGTGCAGATCTGAAACGTCGGATGCGCACTGGCACTGTTGTCACGACCGATGACCGAAACTGGGAATTGCGTTACTCGGAAAGCGCCCTTCGGTTCAGCCAGTCACGCGCCATCGGCATAGACATGGAATCGGCTACGATAGCGGCCCAAGGCTATCGCTTCCGCGTGCCTTACGGGACTTTGCTGTGTGTGTCCGACAAGCCGCTGCACGGGGAACTCAAACTGCCCGGACAGGCCAACCGGTTTTATGAGGAAGCGATCGCGGCTCACCTTCAGATTGGTGTCGAAACGATCAACCTGTTGCGCAAGGAAGGCGCCAAGTTGCACAGCCGCAAGCTGCGCGCCTTCAATGAGCCACCTTTCCGCTGA
- a CDS encoding sensor histidine kinase produces MTSPETMAIVGALLALWLAVAGWAIVRGIMMQRAAAFSARKATQLAALLDCSPSLPLIVRSDGRIEGPGGIAQLFGLETLPATISGLANGGPVVIEPAGMDQLMQEIVAAQRTSKSFAIVLKSVTGGKALRVRGVPAPPQLNSSGSALLWITDASDSEAKANQLRQQREDAIAAFEAISSLIEAAPFPMWFRDSELRLALVNQAYVRSAEADSAQDVVARQVELVEPIAGQSAQAAAQAAHDSAESVSRFIPVTIAGSRRMMQVVDVPIADVGVAGYAIDRQELEDARSDFRRFSEARRSMLDQMSAAVAEFAPDRSLRFANRPFLRLFLLDEEWAATAPPFERLLDRLRDNSRTPEVRDFPGWRAERRGWFAATGMIEESWLLRDGTHLRAVAQPAPDGGLLLIFEDRTEQIRLASARDTLLRVRTATFDNLFEAVAVFAPDGKLNLWNQRFRRLWDVSEEFLVGHPRIDALLDKIGPRLEDPRQQSVLRQMIVGATGERQQRSGRIGFKGGQQFDFAAIPLPDGNALFTLIDVTDSRKIERALRDRAEALEAADRVKTDFLSRISYELRTPLTSIGGFAEMLNGGYAGDLPDAAKDYVKAILSSTEALGQQIDTVLDLAQSEAGTMPLERRPIALGALLRDAVAAAQPDAKAAGVELVTDIRVGLGQIDGDAKRLRQVVDHMISHAISAFGNAQHQPEGGRRVLVHGDGNSSSAQLVVSDNGQGSESSGTQAVAMALARQLVQAHDGRFDLVRRPSEGSMTAVFLPR; encoded by the coding sequence ATGACCAGTCCCGAAACCATGGCTATAGTCGGCGCACTATTGGCGCTTTGGTTGGCTGTGGCCGGTTGGGCGATTGTCCGGGGCATCATGATGCAACGGGCCGCAGCGTTCAGTGCCCGTAAGGCAACCCAGCTTGCGGCATTGCTTGATTGCTCGCCATCGCTTCCGCTTATCGTCCGCTCTGACGGACGTATCGAAGGCCCCGGCGGCATTGCCCAGTTGTTCGGTTTGGAAACGCTGCCGGCGACGATTTCCGGGTTGGCAAATGGCGGGCCGGTAGTGATCGAACCGGCTGGCATGGACCAGCTGATGCAGGAAATTGTTGCAGCCCAACGGACCAGCAAGTCCTTTGCCATCGTCCTCAAATCAGTGACTGGGGGAAAGGCACTGCGTGTGCGCGGTGTCCCCGCGCCGCCTCAGCTCAACAGCAGCGGTTCTGCCCTGCTATGGATCACCGATGCCAGCGACAGTGAGGCCAAGGCCAACCAACTGCGTCAGCAGCGCGAAGACGCGATTGCGGCGTTTGAGGCAATTTCCTCACTGATCGAAGCGGCGCCCTTTCCGATGTGGTTCCGCGACAGCGAGTTACGACTGGCACTCGTCAACCAAGCCTATGTTCGCTCCGCAGAGGCTGACAGTGCGCAGGATGTTGTCGCGCGGCAAGTTGAACTTGTCGAACCCATCGCCGGACAGAGCGCGCAGGCAGCGGCGCAGGCCGCCCATGATTCAGCCGAGTCCGTCTCGCGCTTCATTCCTGTCACAATTGCCGGCTCGCGGCGCATGATGCAGGTCGTTGATGTGCCAATCGCGGATGTCGGTGTGGCGGGATATGCCATCGATAGACAGGAATTGGAGGACGCGCGCAGCGATTTTCGTCGCTTTTCCGAAGCGCGGCGATCCATGCTGGACCAAATGTCTGCAGCAGTGGCTGAGTTTGCCCCGGATAGGTCCTTGCGTTTTGCCAACAGGCCATTTCTTCGCCTGTTCTTGCTGGATGAGGAATGGGCGGCCACGGCGCCACCATTTGAACGATTGCTTGACAGGTTGCGGGACAATAGCCGCACGCCGGAAGTGCGCGATTTTCCGGGCTGGCGGGCGGAGCGCCGCGGCTGGTTCGCAGCCACCGGCATGATCGAAGAAAGCTGGCTGCTGCGCGATGGCACGCATTTGCGAGCGGTTGCCCAGCCTGCACCGGATGGCGGGCTTTTGCTGATCTTTGAGGACCGCACTGAACAGATTCGCTTGGCAAGTGCGCGTGACACATTGCTTCGGGTGCGGACAGCGACGTTTGACAATTTGTTCGAAGCGGTCGCCGTCTTTGCCCCTGACGGCAAGCTGAACCTCTGGAACCAAAGATTCCGAAGGCTTTGGGATGTCAGCGAGGAGTTTCTGGTCGGTCACCCAAGGATCGACGCCCTGCTCGACAAGATCGGCCCGCGGCTGGAGGACCCGCGTCAGCAGAGCGTGCTGCGACAGATGATTGTCGGCGCCACCGGAGAGCGACAGCAACGGAGCGGCCGCATTGGCTTCAAAGGCGGGCAACAATTTGATTTTGCCGCCATTCCCTTGCCGGACGGCAATGCCTTGTTCACGTTGATCGATGTGACGGACAGCCGCAAGATCGAAAGGGCATTGCGTGACCGGGCGGAGGCACTGGAGGCTGCGGATCGGGTCAAGACCGATTTCCTATCACGCATAAGTTATGAACTACGCACGCCACTGACCTCGATCGGTGGTTTCGCGGAAATGCTCAATGGCGGTTATGCCGGCGATTTGCCTGACGCAGCCAAGGATTATGTAAAGGCAATCCTGTCCTCTACCGAAGCATTGGGCCAACAGATCGACACCGTTCTTGATCTCGCACAGAGCGAGGCGGGGACCATGCCCTTGGAAAGACGGCCTATCGCACTGGGCGCGCTGCTGCGTGATGCAGTGGCCGCCGCTCAGCCAGATGCCAAGGCAGCGGGCGTGGAACTGGTCACTGACATCAGGGTCGGATTGGGCCAGATTGACGGCGACGCAAAACGTCTGCGTCAAGTGGTCGACCACATGATCAGCCATGCCATTTCCGCTTTTGGGAATGCGCAACATCAACCCGAAGGCGGGCGGCGCGTATTGGTGCATGGTGATGGCAATTCATCATCTGCCCAATTGGTGGTGTCGGACAATGGACAGGGCAGTGAGTCGTCCGGGACTCAGGCTGTCGCCATGGCGCTCGCGCGCCAACTGGTCCAGGCGCATGACGGTCGTTTCGACCTGGTTCGGCGTCCCAGTGAAGGGTCAATGACAGCAGTGTTCCTGCCGCGATGA